In Spea bombifrons isolate aSpeBom1 chromosome 12, aSpeBom1.2.pri, whole genome shotgun sequence, the following proteins share a genomic window:
- the MXRA8 gene encoding matrix remodeling-associated protein 8, with translation MEIIYKLLMCQLAVLHSHVVSSYFVPASQQNPDSVVVSVSNITAYTGSQAQLLCQSYQMVWTQDNLLDRQRVLHWDLYSSQGVYRGERLLDMFSAGEFRFYSGYNQRRMHVSETAFKDGNFSLVIKGVSMSDQGLYSCNLHHHYCHLDENAKILLNITKSERRAKIYWDGEKVVIVALVGSTVVLPCENWNHIWTDRHREEDQQVVHWDRQAPGIPHDRADRLIDMYASGERRSYGPIFIRSKMNVSDKAFAQGDFSLYISDLTRGDEGTYSCHLHHHYCGLHERRIFYLTVSDPPKREEPPGKKSVDSASTIAPNKIPEHKGIVPEYFLHFLQHFGYILATSLLFILLLTAVILITRKHQRRGYGYNLNKTQGKQVNMKELCMMPSELVQYRKEDLRIDYKNNILKERELKDRTLTPKNVDLDLELRKEYCK, from the exons ATGGAGATCATATACAAACTTCTCATGTGCCAGCTGGCTGTCCTACACA gtcaTGTTGTTTCATCATATTTTG TACCGGCAAGCCAGCAGAACCCAGATAGCGTGGTGGTCTCTGTGTCAAACATCACTGCCTACACCGGTTCCCAAGCTCAACTTCTGTGCCAGAGTTACCAGATGGTATGGACACAGGACAACCTACTGGATAGGCAACGCGTTTTACACTGGGATCTGTACAGCAGTCAAGGAGTATACCGTGGAGAACGCCTTCTAGATATGTTCTCCGCCGGGGAGTTCCGCTTCTACAGTGGGTACAACCAGCGCCGAATGCACGTCTCGGAAACGGCTTTCAAGGACGGCAATTTCTCTTTGGTGATCAAAG GTGTTTCTATGAGTGATCAAGGGCTGTACTCTTGCAATCTCCATCATCATTATTGTCACCTGGATGAAAATGCTAAAATTTTGCTGAACATCACCAAGTCAG AAAGGAGAGCAAAGATCTACTGGGATGGAGAAAAGGTGGTCATTGTGGCTTTAGTCGGCTCCACGGTTGTGCTTCCCTGTGAGAATTGGAATCACATATGGACTGATCGCCACAGAGAGGAGGACCAACAAGTGGTTCACTGGGACCGCCAAGCCCCAGGGATTCCTCATGACCGAGCTGACCGGCTGATTGACATGTATGCATCAGGGGAGAGAAGGTCATACGGGCCCATCTTCATCAGGAGCAAAATGAATGTTTCCGATAAGGCCTTTGCACAGGGAGACTTCTCGCTCTATATATCGGATCTGACACGAGGGGATGAGGGGACATACTCATGCCACCTGCATCATCATTACTGTGGTCTTCATGAGCGAAGGATCTTCTACCTAACTGTCTCCGATCCTCCAAAAAGAGAAGAGCCACCCGGCAAAAAAAGTGTAGATTCAGCTTCGACTATAG CTCCCAACAAAATCCCAGAACACAAAGGCATAGTTCCAgaatattttctccatttcttACAACACTTCGGATACATCCTGGCAACCTCGTTGCTGTTTATCCTGCTCCTCACAGCTGTGATCCTCATCACTCGCAAGCATCAGAGACGAG GTTACGGATACAACTTAAATAAAACTCAAGG GAAGCAGGTGAACATGAAGGAACTCTGTATGATGCCCTCTGAACTTGTCCAATACAGGAAGGAAGACCTCCGAatcg attataaaaataacattttgaagGAACGTGAACTGAAGGACAGGACTTTAACTCCAAAAAACGTTGACTTAGACCTTG AGCTTCGGAAGGAATATTGTAAATAA
- the AURKAIP1 gene encoding aurora kinase A-interacting protein, producing MWLTRLTSQFTKATRLTGCLLPRCASTNYKPLSVFYSTRQQQRQHVPSTTWYSLERELDDILVPRMMSISPMESVLASRYSLPKLEGIKSHEEPQENVEPYECPSHQDTEEVGDGREDRTAVQCKNVLKIRRRKMNKHKYKKLMKRTKFLRRKVNDGRKRRKQARFEKDLKRIWMKAGLKKAPEGWQTPKIYVKH from the exons ATGTGGCTCACGCGGCTAACCTCGCAATTTACTAAAGCCACGCGGCTTACCG GATGCCTTTTGCCACGATGTGCAAGTACAAACTACAAACCCCTGTCAGTATTCTACAGCACTCGCCAGCAACAGAGACAACACGTCCCTTCCACAACCTGGTATAGCTTGGAGCGAGAACTGGACGACATTCTGGTGCCCCGGATGATGTCCATCTCTCCAATGGAAAGCGTACTTGCCTCCCGCTATTCTCTGCCAAAGTTAGAAGGCATTAAGTCACACGAAGAACCTCAAGAGAATGTAGAACCTTATGAATGCCCTTCTCACCAAGACACGGAGGAAGTGGGTGACGGGAGGGAAGATAGGACTGCGGTGCAATGCAAAAACGTCCTAAAGATCCGAAGGAGgaaaatgaacaaacacaagTACAAGAAACTAATGAAGCGAACAAAATTCCTCCGGCGTAAAGTAAACGATGGACGTAAGCGTCGGAAACAG GCACGTTttgaaaaagatttaaaaagaaTATGGATGAAGGCAGGGCTGAAAAAAGCCCCGGAAGGTTGGCAGACACCAAAGATTTATGTGAAGCATTGA